One Gossypium arboreum isolate Shixiya-1 chromosome 13, ASM2569848v2, whole genome shotgun sequence genomic window, CCTGTATTAAAATTGTTTGTATAGGTTGCGGAGTCTGTAAATGAGCTTGCTCAGATTATGAAAGATTTGTCAGTTCTTGTGATTGATCAGGTAATGATCCATCTAGCATTAGTTGTAAGTTACAAACGTGTTCCAGAGCCATTAAATGCAATCTCCAAAACAGGGTACCATTGTGGATAGGATAGACTACAACATTCAAAATGTTGCAACTACAGTTGAAGAAGGCCTCAAACAACTACAGAAGGTCTTGTCTTCCTCCAATTATTGATCTTCATTTACATGTTTTCTGGCAATCATTCTAAAATCTTGTATGAATTCGAGTTGCAGGCAGAAAGAACACAGAAACAGGGAGGCATGGTGATGTGTGCTACAGTGCTCGTTATAATGTGCTTTGTCATGTTGGTCCTCCTAATCCTCAAGGAGATAATCTTTTGATTCGCATGCATGTTTTTTTCGTTGATGATTTCCAGTTTGACCAGCGGTGAGAGCCCATTACTTTAGAATCAGCAATTTCCTTGGTCAGCAGCATGAGCATGGGGGGATTTTGAATACCCCCATATGCATACGACTTAACCGTCATGATTACTTATTTTCTTACTCTTCAATTCTTGGGTTGTTGTCCTTTCAAGAAGAGGAAGAGGCGGGTGTTTGAATCGCGTTTAGAGGATTGATCTATAATAGAGTTTATAAGTTATGTATTCTTTTTCCTTGAGAAAGGAAAGGAGCTGATATTGATTCTTTAAAACTCCCTGGGTGGGTATTTCTAGCTTTAGGGGATTCCCATTAGGAGATGAGGTGTTTGGCTATATATCTATATGTATTACCTTgtatcaattcttttaatttcaaaGAAATGGCACATAAATCCACATTGTAATAATTAGATGTATACATATGCAGTTGCCATGAAGATTGAGATCCAAAGGCTGAAAGTCATATTAGGTATCAGCCTAGCAATCTGTTACTTTGCATTTCAATTTATGGTCGGttgcatttttttttcttaattaattctattgattaattaaattattttggaTGCTACAGTCGACTGCTTTCGTAGCTCAGTTGGTTAGAGCACCCGTTTAGTAAGCGGGAGGTCTTGAGTTCGACTCTCAATGAAAGCATTTCTCCGATTTATTGAATCCTTCCGCATTTTTTGCTCCTTATAATTATTCGTAGCCTGCAGAAGTTAAAGTTTATCTATATACTTTAATtacctttttatttaaaaatctcaATCTCCtaattttctatttaaaaatCACAATGGAGCCACAAATTGTAGGtatattatgttaaaatttaCCAACTTgaaattttggtaaaattgtccTTATTTGGCATGATATATGATTGacaaaaaataaacatattaaattgataatttttgaTAGAAACTACTAACAATGATAATGATTAGACTAAGATTTTCAAATTGGAAAAGTGAAatgattgaatatttaaattttagggtGTGCCTGGTTGGGTGAAAATGTAAAGGGATGggagggaagaaagaaaaaatggaaagaaaataaattttcagTGTGCTTGATTAggaagaaaaatgaggagataaaAAGGAAGAGAGCATTTTTTATCCTAATACATAAAAATTAACACTTTTAAATTGAAATGATGAgaggagaaaaggaaagtgaTGTGCATGTTAATTAAAAATTATGCATTTTCTTTCCTtctatttttcaccatttttccaTTTCTCCTACCAAGTACACCAATGATGAGAGAATTATATTTTTCATCCTCCTCCAATTTTCTTTCCACTCTACCAAGCTTATAAAGAccaaatttaaaattctataAGTATAGGGACTACCATCACATTTTAATGTAAATAGAATTAGGCAGATCCCTTTTATATATTGATTTATCCTTCCAAATTCCAGTTTTAATTGAAGAAAGAAATTAAAGTTGGTTAATTGTTCAATTCGTTAACCTTCAAGTGTCAGATAGTTTAGCCTCTGAAATGAAGGAATAATTCCATTTGGGGCGCAGGAAAAGCGTTAGGTTTAGGTGATATTACTTCCCTCTTGAGGCCACTTCAGGCCCATCACCACACCCGAAAAGATCAACTACCATTCCCCAAGATGAACTTCCTCTCAACAATCTACACTAGAATCATCTTTCACGCCACTAAATTTGCTTGCATAAGGTACGAATAACCAAAGATAAAATTCTCATTCCCATTCTCATTCTCATTGATTCCCGATCTAATATTTACattatgattgaaccatcatcagccaTCCCCAAAAAACATTACTTCCCTCAACTCTCTCTTACGTAAAAAAAAAGAACAAGCAGCAGTCAATAACATGGGTTTTTTTAATTTCACTAATAAGGAAAATCCCAAGCAAAAAAAAGACAAAATGAAGAAACAGCTTTTTCGGTTAGTGTTTTCCCCTCTCCTTTTTGAAGCCCccatttcttttgttttgttttgtctaGTCTGTTTCATATTTTAAGCAAAAACTGTGCCACACGACAATGCCATCAAAGAAATTGCAGCTTGTTCTTCCTCTCCCAACTTCCTTCTCCTTTGGCACCTTTGTTTCTTTACCACCCCAGATAAAGACGATGAGGTTTGGAACAAAACTTCACTGCCCAAAGCAAATAAACTCATCTTCACACTCTCGCTCAATCCATTTAAGTTGGCACTCAGATTCTCACCACCACCATCATTTGTTGGAGCAATAGAGCTGTTGCTATCTGATGATGGTGAATGTGATATCTCCTTCTTCTTTTCTATTCCTTTGTTCAAACCCAACATTGCTCTCCTTTTTTTCCTGTATCTGATTCCACATGCATTGCACAGTGACTGAAAttacccccccaaaaaaaaagcaaaaaacaGAACAATCAATAAATGTCAAATAAAGCAAAGTAATAGATTTGGTGATGATTATTAACCAAAACAATCAAACAGGATGAAGACTCATCAGCTTAAAAAGAAGCTAATATATGTATGGAAAAAGATGAGAGCTTTTGCCACAGGACGACTCATGCTGacgattttaaaagaaaaaaggaaataaaCCCAAACTTCAAAAAGATGTGTGTGTGAAAGAGATGAAAATGGAAGGTTAAAATAAATACCTTGGGGCCAGCAGGGCCACCTCTCCAAAGAGGGGTTTTTGTGGTTTTGCAATCAGTACAAAACTTCTTGCTGCTCTCACTCATCATATCTTCACTCCATGATTTCTGAATAATAAATACAAATCTAATCagtaaattaaaaagaaaagaaacaataggttgaaaaaagaaatgaaaaacttCGAAGCATTgaagatgatttttttttttttatgatccaCCTTTGCTCTCAGATCCATTACACCCATGAAGCAACTCTACAGATATATTTCGTTCAAACAGAATGataaagtgaaaagaaaaagaaaacctaaTCAAAGcttgatgggcaaagaaaaacCAGCTTAACAATCATAAACCTTTCTCATTTACTGAGACGAAAAAAACAGGGAAAAGGAGAGAAGATTTTGCTCTCAAAGAACAAAACCCAGAAAaccaaaaatgaaaaaagaaaagctaAAATTTGCAAAAAGAGAAGgagagaagagaaaacaaaaatgtAGACAATGAAGAAGGGACAGGGAGGGAGAGGTTGTCAGATCAATAAACCCTAGACAGAGGGGGTGATAAAAATACGGGAATGCCCCCCTACTAGTGACAGCTGAGCGCCGCTCCACTGTGAATGAGTGAAAAAACACACCCGCCAAAATTTTGAGAAGGGCAGGGTACACGTGGCAACATGCAGGAGGGCGGGGCTGGAGATGAGTTTTCAGGTGCTTCActgtcaatttttttctttttagtacCACTGTGTGGTTATGATAGGTTTACATACTAGGCCACCCACGTGATTTACCCTTTTTCCTTTTTGCAAAAATGGGTTTTTTTATACGAAAGAAATAGACGATCGGAAGTTTTTTTTTATTGAGTCATTGTATTCTTTAATGTTACTGTTAATTGCAGTATGCATCTTTCCACGCTTTTTCTCTAAAAGAACCaaaattacttaattaattacGATAATATcaagaaaaaattaaatacaaaaatgatttgaaatttacATCAGTGCTCCCTGATACATTAGTAGTAGTATATCCCCTTCATCATTAATCAAtcattagttttttttaaaaataattttttcgggTGCGTCACTATGTTAAGCTACACTAATATGTATTCGTTAAAATATTCATTAAAAATACGAGTatttaaggaaaaataaaaagaaagaaaattttaatgGATGTCAATGGCCAGTCAGGCGACATCGGGTAAAATTAAAAAAGATTAGTTGTGTCAGatagaaaaaaaatttcaaattagtGCCATTAGTGTGTTAGGTGGCACCGGTGTCAATTTAAAAAAATGTCAGATTTAAAAAGGAAATTGACTTGTTTTTGTAACTAGTGTGTCAAGCGACACTGGTGTCAgtttaaaaaaatgattttttttgttgtCCCAGATGTGTCAGGCTGCATCAGTGTCTGCATTTAAAAAAATGATTCTTTTGTGTCACCATGTGTCAGGTAGCACCAatggtattttttaaaaaaagaaatagCTTTGTAGGGAAATAAGGAGACTGAAAAAAAAATTGGTATCACCTACATGTTAAGCAGCACCGATGGCTTTGTGACATTGCTAGGTGACAGTACCCAAAATATATATCCCCACCAATCCGTCTAAATATCTTGTATTAGTTTTGGTTTTTGTTGAACTTTTTTTATTTGCTCAAGAGAGCAAAAAGGGGAAAGATTTGTGTTTAGTAGGAgaagataaaataaatattatatcgaAGATAAATAACAATTCTTCGTATACGTTCATTTCGAGGGAGTAATTTTACAAACAGTTGGTTGTGTATTTGAATCTCATCAGAAAATAGGAATGAGGTTTAATAAGAATGTAAAGATCgaaaaaatgaaacaaaagatTAATGTTAAAATAGCTTTCTATTGTGGAAGGACAATGTCCAAACTATTCTACAAATTTCCAGTTTCCTCAAATCCGTGCAAATATGCAGAGATGAAACTTGTAAATGATGAAAACGTAGGCACTATGATCGCAATTTATTGCTCAACTGGGAACATAAACGCTGAACCAGTTGAGTTGTTTACTGAGTCTGCCGATGTGGAGCCCAATCAAAATGTCACGCATTAAGTCAACAATACGGGTTTAACATTGATCTTAATGTCAGATGGGCAAAACAATCAGGTTATTGAGAGACATCCACATGGGCTAAAAATCCACAACATGGTGGAACTACGTATAACAACCCTATTCTGGGTCCCCGTTTAGGGATACATTTGGAGGTGATGGACATCGATGCAAATGGTGAAGAAGGAATTGATAATGATGGTTCGGGATAATATCGATGATGAAAGCGTAGAGGAGGGTGAAGATGTACACCCTCCTTAGTCGGGAACCTGAGTTGTGGCATTGTTATATAAAACAACCTTGGGGCCCACATGTTAAGTGTAGACCTCAATGCGACGCATGCATCCAAGTTCTTTGAGTATTTAAATATAACACCTTCTTACCGATTGGAGGTAGATTTCGAATTAGAAGAGTTGCAAGTAGGGCAACATTTCACGATCAAGGAGGACTACATATTTGCCATCAAGTGGTATAGCATGAAGGTGTTGGTGGACTACAAAGTCATAAAGTTTATACTGATATTATATTTTAGGGAATGTTAGAGGTTTGGAGAAGGGTGCAACTAGTAGGCTTAAGTTATATTTATGCAAATGACTCAACTGTGGACGATTCAAAAATTTGAAGGCCTTATACATGCACTGTTACACGTATGATGTAAGGCCATCACAAACAGGATGTGAAAAGAATTTGCAACTATATCATGCCACTAGTGATAGACATGCCCACTATTCCTATATCGTTTTGATTGTCGACATACAAGCCCGATTCTAGTACAAGGTGTAGTACAAGAAAGCATGGTTGGCTAAATAGATAGTCATGGAGCAGTTGCAAGAAGATTAGGATGCACCATACAATGAACTTCAGGGGTGGTTAGTTGCGATGCAAGAGTACGTGCCATGTATTGTCGTTAACTTGCAGATGCTTCCCTTTTATAGCCTAGAGGACGAACTACAACCAGAGAGAAGAATTTTCCATCGTTTTTTCTAGACATTCAATCAATGTGTTAGAGCCTTCTCCCACTATAAGCCACTGGTGCAATTTGATGCTACTTGACTATATGGTAAATATATGCAGATACTCCTAATTGTGATTGCACAATACGGTAACTAGAAAGTACAAAAGATATGAAATCATGGAAATTTTTCATGACGAACTTGCGGAGGCATGTTGTTAGACAAGACATCATTTGCATTATCTCCGATAAATTAAAAGGGCTAATTGCCATGATTAGGTGTTTTGGAGTTTCGTGAAGATTCGTCTACTGCATCCACTACATCGCCGTTAACTTCTACAGGTCTACAAGAATGCAGACTTGCACAAACAAGTCGTGAACATGGGTAAATATCagtttcaatttattttttaaatattttgaatacTTTTACGAACTAAAAAGAAATGTAATGTCTCATATCAGAATACATATGTAAGGTAcgagtgtaacaccctatacccgacccGATTTACCGGATCTGAATATAATATGTCACAATACTTAcatacttaaaaaaaatttacaataTGTGAAAACCATACTAAATGTACCTCTTGTTTATTTAAAATCTTTTCTAAGTCAAAAGGGTTTGAATGAAACATTTATCGTTTATCACAGACTTTCAAAGGTAGTATAAAGCCTTACAACATAAATGTTTGATAAAATAAACATATTTGTAGTGTGTTTTACTATTTGTCATTTGAAAACATGTTTTTAAAAGTGTCCCTCTATATGCATTGATCTATCACAAATCGATATGGTAAATTAGACTTTTCTGACGCACTTAAGGAGCCTTTTCTCAAGCAAAATAGTGTTTTTAGCGtagttttttgttatttttatattttcgattAATAAGTGTAAATGTCTTATTTTTTCCCATTCTATGACCCAAATTAGCCAATAGCGCCATTGAGAGGCCTAACATGTGTTTGAGTGATGTAGGGGTAAAAAACGAGCAAGAACGACACCAAGGGAAAATGTATCACCATATCCATTCCTTGGAATCACGATACCTCTAATAATAAAGAAGACTGAAGACACCTTTTAGTGGTATCATGATATTCACCTTCCAAACAAAACCCAAGGTTCAACACTACCCGAGGTATCGTGATATCACATTCGTCAAGGGGAAAAACTTGGACAAAAAGGATAGTCTTTGTCCACTCGGTCCACCAATCACACAAGGCCTTGTAGGGGAATTTTTGGCAAAAAAAGTCATTAGAATACACTTCAAAACAACCAAAAATTGCTGATGAGGAGGAATACAGACATTAACTTAGTTTTAGGTTTAGTTTTCTCtaggttttctttagtttttctcTGCACTTTTTTAGAGTTTTTATTTTCCTTTCCTTAAACCTTAGATTAGAGTTTATTTTTCTGTGTTTACTTTTTAATCTTATTATTCTTAGTGTAAATTAAGTTAGTTATTACTGTAGCTAAGATTTATTTGCATTTTCAGTCCATGTACCTTACTTTCAAGACattttaagctttaatttaatgtgTTTCAGTTTATTCTActttaaaattgttaaagcttGTTCATTTTATGTTTCTTACTTTAGATTTTCCCGTTGAATACTTTTAGTTTTCTGATCTTtaagttttcttgcataaaaatctcaacttttatatttttcttaagttTTACTTTCATGGTTGCCTTGATTtacatttttatgtttatttattttaatttgagcaTGTGTAGCTAAACCTCAAAAGAGGTTGATTGATGGAGACGTAGGTAAACTAAAACTCTTggataaaggactaaatcataataaattggactaaatcaaataaaacTAAGAACTTGGGTAGTGACACTCTTAAGGGAATATCAAGATAAAGTGATCCCGGAAGGTAATCTTGCCGCGCACCCGTTCATGAGTCCCAAATTAACCAATGAAATCGGAAGATAAAATGGAGCCACTTGATAATTTACGTGATTTATGTCCCTTGTCCGAGGTTTGATGAACCACATTAAAGTCAACCAAACCCCATTAGTTATTTACTAAATAGTCCTTTAGTTTTacattttttgtaatttagtccttagagTAGAACATTTAATTTTCTTGCAAATTTCTCTTATTATGAATTGTCGTACTATAAAATCGTGTTAATAGCCGCTTAGACTCTATCATGTATGCTAGCTATTACTCAATCGCCTCTTCTTTTGGGTTCAACCCCTTGGAATACTTCGTGTTCAATAagaactataaatattacaattgacATTGATTGACACTGTACGCTTGTAGTAAAATAAAACTTTCAAAGTTGTTATATAAATTCATTGTTTTAACGCACACGTGCGTACTTGATCAAGTTGTTAGCGTCGTTGTTGGGGAAAGCAGTGTTAGATTGAGTAATTTTTAGTGTACATTCTTAGGTAGAGATAAGTAGTCAAAGTAGGATTTATAGATACGACCTTATTTtctatttgtttatattttgttacaatttttaattaattttcttcaCTCTCTTGTGCTTGTAGGAGGCATTGTATGAATcaaaccggtaatggtgccttaCCATTTGGGCTAGAATCAAAACTGGAACGTATCATCACACACGCGAGGAAGGTGCAAAATCCTAGAGATGCATCACCTCCACTAGCAGCCTATCGAAAATCTACAAGGAAAATTTTGACAACCACCACACCTACCCATAAAGCAATGAACTTTGCGTGACTACGCAATGCTCAATTTAGATGTTGTTTGAGGTAGCATTAATCGGTTGGTGATTAATGCTAATAATTTCGAAATCAAACCAGCCATGATCCAAATGatacaattgaaccttcaatttcGAGGGTCACTGAAAGAAGATCCAAATCAACATCTTAAGTGATTTCTAACCATTTTTTATACTTTCAAATATAATAGGGTAACTGATGATGCTATACGTCATTGGTTATTCATTTTCTATCTTATTGATGATGCTTTTATGTGGTTAGATTTGCATCCGGTAGATTCCATCAACACTTGGGTCGAGCTAGCAAGCAAATTTTGGGCAAAGTATTTTCCCTCGAGCAAGACCATGAAACTTCATATGGATATTAAGAATTTTTGGCAATTCAAAGttgttatataaatatttttaatattagtgTTAATTGTAATAAGCATCTATCAAGGCTTTTTctctaaaataaccaaaattagttaattaattatgaTAATCATCAAGAGAAAAATTAAATACGAAAATGATCTGAAATTTACAGCGTTCGTTGGTGTTGCCTGATATATCAGTGGTACTGCCCCCTCATCATTAATCAATTATcggctttttaaaaaaaataatttttttgggtGCCGCCATTTTGTTATACGGCATCAATATGTGTTTGTTAAAATATTCATGAAAAATACTAGTATTCAAGGAggaacaaaaaaaacaaaaatatcgTTTAATGGGTGTCAGCAGTCTATCAGGTGGCACCAGGGAGAATTAAAAAAGAATAGTTGTGtcagataaaaaaaaattaaaattggtgCCAACGGTGTGTCGGGTGGCACCAgtgtcaatttaaaaaaaaaatttttttgggtGATGTAGGTGTGTCAGGTGACACCAGtatcaatttataaaaaaaatgttagatttaaaaaaaaaatatttttttgtgtcACCGGTGTcagtttaaaaaaataatttttttgttgtCGTCTGTGTGTCAGGCGGCACTAGTGTCtatatgtaaaaaaaataatttttttttattttcgttGATGTTTCAGGCGACACCTGtggtatttttttaaaaaatagcttTGTAGGGAAATAAAGAGatcgaaaaagaaaaaatttcggGTATTGCCAACATGCCAGGTGCACCAGTGGTCCCGCAATGTTGTCAGGTGACATCACCCAAAATATATAACCCCACTAACTCGTCCAAATATCTGTATTAGTTTTGGTTTTTGTTGAACTTTTTTTATTTGTTCAAGAGAGAACAAAGGGGAAAGGTTTGTGTTTAGTAGGAGAAGTGAAAATAGATATTGTATCGAAGATGAATAACCAATTATTCGTATATGTTCAATTCAATGGAGTAATTTTACAAACAACAATTGTTTGTTGATTTGAATCTCGCTAAAAATAAGAATGTAAAGGTTgaaaaaatgaaacaaatgatTAGTGCCAAAATAGGTCTTCGTTGTGGAAGGACGATGTCAAGATTATTTTACAAATTTCTAGTTTCTTCAAATCTATGCAAATATACGGGATGAAACTTGTAGATGAAAAAGACGTGGGCACTATGATCGCAATTTATTACTTGACTGGGAATATAAATGCTAAATCAGTTGAGTTGTTTTCTGAGTTAGCTGATCTGGAGCCCGTTCAAAATGTCACTCCATTAAGTCAACAATACGAGTTTGACTTTGATCTTAATATTGGATAGGTAGAATGGTGAGGTTGTGGATGGACATCCACATGGCCCAAAAATCCACACCATGATGGGACTGCGTATAACAACCCTATTTTGGGTCCCCTTTTAGAGATACATTCGGAGGTGATGGGCACTGATGCAGATGGTGAAGAAGGACCTAATAATAATGGTCTGGGATGATATCTACGATAAATGCACAAATGAGGGTGAAGATGTACACACTTTTTGATCGGGAACCCGAGTTGTGACATTTTTATTCAAAATGACCCTAGGGTCCACATGTTGAGTGTAGAACCCGATGCGACACATGCATATGAAATGGCAGTAGATTCTGAATTGGAAGAGTTGTTTGTATGACAACAATTCACGATCAAGGAGAACTTCATATTTGCCATCAAGCGGTATATCATGAAGGTGTCGATGGACTAAAAAGTCATAAAGTTACACCGACATTATATATTAGGGAATGTTAGAGGTTTGGAAAAGGGTGCAACTGGCAGGTTCAAGCTGTATTTATACAAGGGACTCAACTGTGGACGATTCTAAAATGTGAATGGCCCCATACATGCACTGTTACATGTAGATGCAAAACCATCGCAAACAGGATGCAAAAACAATCTGCAACTACATCATGCCACTGGTGAAAGACAAGCCCACCATTCTTGTATCACTTCTGATTGCCAACATGCAAGCCCGATTCCAGTACAGAGTGTCATATAAGAAAGCATGGTGGCTAAACAAATGGTCAAGGAATAGTTGTACAAATACTAGGATGTATCGTATAATGAACTTCAAGGGTGGTTAGTCACGATGCAAGAGTATGTGCCAGGTACTCTCGTCAACTTGTAGATGTTGCCTTTTTACAGTCCGGAGGACGAACTACAACTGGAGAAAGAATTTTCCATTAGTTGTTCTGGACGTTTGATCTATGCGTTATGGCCTTCCCCCATTGCAAGTAACTAGTGTAGGTTGATGGTACCTAGCTATATGGTAAATATATGTAGATACTCCTGATTGCAGTTGCACAAGGTAGTAACCAGAATGTACTACTCATCACCTTTACCATTGTATAGTCTAAGAACATGGAATCATGACAATTTTTCTTGACGAACTTGTGAAGGCATGTTGTTAAACAAGACATCATTTGCTTTATCTCTGATAAAGCAAAATGAATAGTTTCCACGATTAGGCATTTTGGAGTTCCGTGGAGATTCGTCTACTGCATCCACCACATCGCCATTAACTTCTACCGGGACTACAATAATGTAGACTTGCGCAAACAAGTTGTGAACATGGGTAAATATTagtttcaatttattttttaaatattttgaatacTTTTACGAACTTAAAGGAAAGGTAACATGTCGTGTTATAATACATATAGAGGGTATGAGTGTAATACCTTATACTTGACTCGGTTTACTGAATCTAAATATAATATGCCACAATACTTACATACGTAACAAAATTTTACAATCTGTGAAAGCCATATTGAATGTAACTCTTGTTTATTTAAAATCCTTTCTAAGATAAATAGGTTTGAATGAAACATTTATTGTTTGTCACAGACTTTCAAAGGTAGTATAAAGCCTTACAACATAAATGCTTGATAAAGCAAACATACTCGTAGCGTGTATTACTATTTGTCATTAGAAAGCATGTTTCTAAAAGTGTCCCACTATATgcataacatgtaacaccccgtacccgagaccgctgtcggagtcggacacgaggggttaacggcttaaaccattcattttcacagtccatttaaaaaaatttccagacaagctggttaactgcgtcactgtcgccttaaaaatcatatcttgagtttcaaaactcgaaaaccagtttcataaatttttcctgaaactagactcatatatccatctacaaattttttactagaatttttggttgagccaattagtacagtttattagttaaagtctcccctgattcaggGTTCGACtcctctgaccttcatgcattgcgacttagatatctccttgtacagggattcaatacttatgctgtttgtttctaaagaaactagactcaaaaaggaatctgtacatataaggcatgacttctaattatctctggttgatttatagtgaatttcaaaagtcggaacagaggatccagaaactgttctggttctatatcacgaaaactttaacatctcataatatactgttcatatgatcgtttcgttactttcttatgaaaatagattcatcaaggttcgatttcataattcattcactatttaattccattactactaattttagtgatttttcacatccacatcactgctgctgtcagcatctatttttaaggtaaactttacccatttcatgatcctccatggatcaactagagtttgtcatacatagcaccaaaatgatcatgaataaccattccaatggctaatcgttaccaacatttccatatctCTCAACGaataacatacaaaacgattataatgctatgatcaaagtatatttaagccattttcgcatggctgtccaaatttacacaaaaccaagggtacatgaccaacaacaaaaagggtagtcctatacatgccatatccagagttcaactaaaagagcaccaaaagggctttgatagtgtggatgacttcgacttcgatgatcccgaatccgatagctaacgaactaaatctagaaaacaaagagccaaagcaactgggtaagcattttaatgcttagtaagtttcaagtaatgaaatcagctttgactaaagtattacgttcacatagcta contains:
- the LOC108463458 gene encoding GATA transcription factor 16-like translates to MMSESSKKFCTDCKTTKTPLWRGGPAGPKSLCNACGIRYRKKRRAMLGLNKGIEKKKEISHSPSSDSNSSIAPTNDGGGENLSANLNGLSESVKMSLFALGSEVLFQTSSSLSGVVKKQRCQRRRKLGEEEQAAISLMALSCGTVFA